A single genomic interval of Bradyrhizobium sp. sBnM-33 harbors:
- a CDS encoding enoyl-CoA hydratase translates to MEMLNRHCGIDRDDRGVVRLAICNAGPFNILSSLVTDGVREGFEKMAGDKSIRAVILAGQSEKSMIGGADIKEMAKLDQKSAEAFITRLRDLCEAVRQFPAPVIARLPGWCLGGGLEVAAACDFRVAAHDAKFGMPEVRVGIPSVIHAALLPRLIGWGRARWLVMTAENIDAPTALAWGLVDVVAKEGGLDAAVEHTVKALLECGPEALRSQKELLRQWEELPLTESVNLSVGVFGQSFLTGEPQRMMQGFLDRKK, encoded by the coding sequence ATGGAAATGCTCAATCGCCATTGCGGCATCGACCGCGACGACAGAGGCGTCGTTCGCCTCGCGATCTGCAATGCGGGCCCTTTTAACATCCTCTCCTCCCTCGTCACCGACGGCGTGCGCGAAGGGTTCGAGAAGATGGCGGGCGACAAAAGCATTCGCGCGGTCATCCTCGCCGGCCAGAGCGAGAAGAGCATGATCGGCGGCGCCGATATCAAGGAGATGGCCAAGCTCGACCAGAAATCCGCGGAAGCCTTCATCACGCGCTTACGTGACCTATGCGAGGCCGTGCGCCAGTTTCCGGCGCCGGTGATCGCGCGGCTTCCCGGCTGGTGCCTCGGTGGCGGACTGGAAGTCGCCGCTGCCTGCGATTTCCGGGTTGCCGCCCATGACGCCAAGTTCGGCATGCCGGAGGTGCGTGTCGGCATTCCCTCGGTGATCCACGCAGCCCTGCTGCCGCGGCTGATCGGCTGGGGCCGCGCCCGCTGGCTTGTCATGACGGCGGAGAACATCGACGCGCCCACAGCGCTTGCCTGGGGCCTGGTCGATGTAGTTGCCAAGGAAGGCGGTCTTGATGCCGCGGTCGAGCACACGGTGAAGGCGCTGCTCGAATGCGGGCCCGAGGCGCTGCGTTCGCAGAAAGAACTGCTGCGGCAATGGGAGGAACTGCCGTTGACCGAATCCGTCAACCTAAGTGTCGGCGTATTCGGACAATCGTTTCTGACCGGCGAGCCGCAGCGGATGATGCAGGGATTTCTCGACCGCAAGAAATAG
- a CDS encoding FAD-dependent monooxygenase, translated as MRPAGKGPLESLYFDYPRFAARRVPELDGDAKRHPVLIVGAGPIGTTAALVLARYGIRSVLIDRKDTFNDGSRAICIARPSMHILERIGAVAPFVEKALGWRFGRSYYRGEQIFRLEMPQPPGEKYLPMYNLQQQYIEKFLHDAVTACDLVDMRWQSELSAIESNNDGVSVRISSPKGDYRLDADYVLAADGARSPVRSMLGLRLKGDNYEGRYVIADIRMDHDFPTERRAFFEPSGNPGGTVLIHKQPDDIWRVDYQLREGENEEEALKEENLRARVGAILAEIGHTKPWDLEWWSVYSANTLCLDDYRHGRVFFIGDAAHIVPIFGVRGLNNGLADAENIGWKLALVLHGEADERLLDSYSPERRGATLDVFANATKSTRFMTPPTRGWRLAREAALSLSLKHEFPRGLANPRQMQPYTYSESPLTPYAGRDAEFAGGPRCGSAAPNARLADGSYLLDRAGNGMTAILFCERHPTAEQAAMLAELGRIDRRFVAVLVTLRGSASETKAIADQDGEIARLFAAAPGTLYLLRPDLHIAGRWMAAIPDEILKTAKICLGSETP; from the coding sequence ATGAGGCCTGCCGGCAAGGGACCGCTGGAGTCGCTCTATTTCGACTATCCCCGCTTTGCGGCACGGCGCGTCCCCGAGCTTGACGGCGACGCGAAGCGGCATCCGGTGCTGATCGTTGGCGCCGGCCCGATCGGCACCACGGCCGCGCTGGTGCTGGCGCGCTATGGCATCAGAAGCGTGCTGATCGACCGCAAGGACACGTTCAATGACGGCAGCCGCGCCATCTGCATTGCGCGGCCGAGCATGCATATTCTGGAGCGGATCGGCGCGGTCGCGCCCTTCGTGGAAAAGGCGCTCGGCTGGCGCTTCGGCCGCAGCTACTACCGCGGCGAACAGATTTTCCGGCTGGAGATGCCGCAGCCGCCGGGCGAAAAATATCTGCCGATGTACAATCTGCAGCAGCAGTATATCGAGAAATTCCTGCACGATGCGGTTACAGCCTGTGACCTCGTCGACATGCGCTGGCAGAGCGAATTGTCGGCCATCGAATCTAACAATGATGGCGTCTCGGTCCGGATTTCATCGCCGAAGGGCGATTATCGGCTCGATGCCGACTATGTGCTGGCCGCCGACGGGGCGCGCTCGCCTGTCAGGTCGATGCTTGGCTTGCGGCTGAAGGGCGACAATTACGAAGGCCGCTATGTGATCGCGGATATTCGGATGGACCACGATTTTCCGACCGAACGCCGGGCGTTTTTCGAACCAAGCGGCAATCCCGGCGGCACGGTGCTGATCCACAAGCAGCCGGACGATATCTGGCGCGTGGATTACCAGCTTCGTGAAGGCGAGAACGAGGAAGAGGCTTTAAAGGAAGAAAATCTCCGCGCCCGCGTCGGTGCGATCCTTGCGGAGATCGGCCACACCAAACCATGGGATCTGGAATGGTGGAGCGTCTACTCTGCCAACACGCTGTGCCTTGACGATTACCGGCACGGCCGCGTCTTCTTCATCGGCGATGCCGCGCATATCGTGCCGATCTTCGGCGTGCGCGGGCTAAACAATGGCCTGGCGGATGCCGAGAACATCGGCTGGAAGCTGGCGCTCGTGCTCCATGGCGAGGCCGACGAGCGGCTGCTCGACAGCTATTCGCCGGAGCGGCGCGGCGCCACGCTCGACGTGTTCGCCAACGCCACCAAGAGCACCCGCTTCATGACGCCGCCGACGCGCGGCTGGCGGCTGGCGCGCGAGGCGGCCTTGTCTCTCAGCTTGAAGCACGAATTTCCCCGCGGGCTCGCCAATCCGCGCCAGATGCAGCCCTACACCTATTCGGAAAGCCCGCTGACGCCCTATGCCGGACGCGACGCCGAATTCGCCGGCGGCCCTCGTTGCGGCAGCGCTGCGCCGAACGCGAGACTGGCCGACGGAAGCTACCTTTTGGATCGCGCCGGCAACGGCATGACGGCGATCCTGTTCTGCGAGAGGCACCCCACCGCCGAACAGGCGGCGATGCTTGCCGAGCTTGGCCGGATCGACAGGCGCTTCGTTGCCGTGCTGGTTACGTTGCGCGGCTCGGCCTCTGAAACGAAGGCCATTGCGGATCAGGACGGCGAAATCGCCCGCCTGTTCGCCGCCGCGCCCGGCACGCTCTATCTCCTCCGGCCCGACCTGCACATTGCCGGGAGATGGATGGCCGCCATTCCCGACGAGATCCTGAAAACCGCAAAGATTTGCCTGGGGAGCGAGACGCCATGA
- a CDS encoding MFS transporter, producing the protein MISNWLSAALTRRNIHYGWAMVAVTFLTALIAAGTVGAPGVFIVPLQKEFGWTTAEISSALSIRFILFGLMAPFAAALLNRYGLRNVTLAAQLIVVSGLIASLAMTQVWHLMLLWGVVIGLGTGMTALVLGATIAARWFVARRGLVVGILTASVATGQLAFLPLLASLTESYGWRIALTLVCVMMGIAAFAVLMIMRDRPSDVGLRPFGDEGTEPLPAPPPNNTPIMAAALGTLRDASKSGVFWILFATFFICGASTNGLVQVHLIPMCLDFGIPQVQAASLLAAMGIFDFVGTIASGWLSDRYDNRWLLFWYYGLRGLSLLFLPFSDFTLYGLSLFAMFYGLDWIATVPPTVRLTTQRFGPERANLVFGWIFAGHQLGAGVAAFGAGLSRTVLQSYLPAFFVAGALCVVAALIVLAISRPKAVAA; encoded by the coding sequence ATGATCTCGAACTGGCTTTCCGCCGCCCTCACCCGCCGCAACATCCATTACGGCTGGGCGATGGTCGCCGTAACCTTCCTCACCGCCCTGATTGCCGCCGGTACGGTCGGCGCACCCGGCGTTTTCATCGTGCCGTTGCAGAAGGAATTCGGCTGGACGACAGCGGAGATTTCATCGGCACTGTCGATCCGCTTTATCCTGTTCGGGTTGATGGCGCCATTCGCCGCGGCGCTGCTGAACCGCTACGGGCTGCGGAACGTGACGCTGGCGGCGCAGCTCATCGTCGTATCCGGACTCATCGCGTCACTGGCGATGACGCAGGTCTGGCACCTGATGCTGCTATGGGGCGTGGTGATCGGACTCGGCACCGGCATGACGGCGCTGGTGCTGGGCGCCACCATCGCTGCGCGCTGGTTCGTGGCGCGGCGCGGCCTGGTCGTCGGCATCTTGACCGCGAGCGTCGCCACCGGACAGCTCGCCTTCCTGCCGCTACTGGCGAGCCTGACCGAATCTTACGGCTGGCGGATCGCGCTAACGCTGGTGTGCGTCATGATGGGCATTGCGGCCTTCGCCGTGCTGATGATCATGCGTGACCGGCCGAGCGACGTGGGCCTGCGGCCGTTCGGCGATGAAGGCACGGAGCCGCTGCCTGCGCCGCCGCCGAACAACACGCCGATCATGGCGGCCGCGCTCGGCACCCTGCGCGATGCCTCGAAGTCGGGCGTGTTCTGGATCCTGTTCGCCACCTTCTTTATCTGCGGCGCCTCTACCAATGGCCTGGTCCAGGTCCACCTGATTCCGATGTGCCTCGATTTCGGCATTCCACAGGTGCAGGCGGCGAGCCTGCTGGCGGCGATGGGCATTTTCGACTTCGTCGGCACCATCGCCTCCGGCTGGCTGTCGGACCGCTACGATAATCGCTGGCTGCTGTTCTGGTATTACGGGCTGCGCGGCCTGTCGCTGTTGTTTCTGCCCTTCTCCGATTTCACCCTCTACGGCCTGTCGCTGTTTGCGATGTTCTACGGACTCGACTGGATCGCAACCGTGCCGCCGACGGTGCGTCTCACCACCCAGCGCTTCGGCCCCGAACGCGCCAACTTGGTGTTCGGCTGGATCTTTGCCGGCCATCAGTTGGGTGCGGGAGTCGCGGCGTTCGGCGCTGGCCTATCGCGGACGGTGCTGCAGAGTTACCTGCCGGCTTTCTTCGTCGCTGGAGCGCTCTGTGTGGTGGCGGCGCTGATTGTGCTGGCGATCTCGCGGCCGAAGGCGGTGGCGGCATAA
- a CDS encoding acyl-CoA carboxylase subunit beta: protein MNWKPELDELARREAFAREMGGVDKVKRQHDQGRLTVRERIDKLIDKNSFHEIGAISGIAEYDENSELKHLTPANCVFGRGRIDGRTVVVVGDDFTVRGGSADASISAKPLMAEEMAHDFRLPIIRVIEGSGGGGSVKTIETRGAANLPGGVGGTRWYWFTTANMARVPVVALGLGSVAGLGAARLAASHYSVMTRNSAMFVAGPPVVKRLGQDLTKQELGGAEIQTRAGGVDDAVDTEEEAFERARRFLSYLPSSVYDLPPTMPCTDDPERAEESLLKAVPRNRRQVYKMRLIIDAVVDKGSFFEVNSNFGRPIITGLARLEGRAVLLLASDPFHYGGSWTAEACQKVVRWVDFAETFHLPVVYLMDCPGFMIGLEAEKSATIRHGVRAMAAVNQSTVPWCTIIVRNAFGVAGVVHQPANRYSMRYAWPSAYWGSLPLEGGIEAAYRADIDAAEDPAAKLKEIEDRLNKLRSPFRSAEKFWVEEVIDPRKTRSLLCEFARLAEPIRSVGPPTSMSTRP from the coding sequence ATGAATTGGAAGCCGGAGCTCGACGAGCTCGCTCGGCGCGAAGCGTTCGCGCGCGAGATGGGAGGCGTTGACAAGGTCAAGCGCCAGCATGACCAGGGCCGGCTCACAGTTCGTGAGCGCATCGACAAACTGATCGACAAGAATTCCTTCCACGAGATCGGCGCGATTTCCGGCATCGCCGAATACGACGAAAACAGCGAGCTGAAGCATCTGACGCCGGCCAACTGCGTGTTTGGCCGCGGCAGGATCGATGGCCGCACCGTGGTTGTCGTCGGCGACGATTTCACCGTGCGCGGCGGCTCGGCCGACGCCTCGATCTCGGCCAAGCCGCTGATGGCGGAGGAGATGGCACACGATTTTCGCCTGCCGATCATTCGGGTCATCGAAGGCTCGGGCGGCGGCGGCTCGGTAAAGACGATCGAGACGCGCGGCGCTGCGAATCTGCCCGGCGGCGTCGGCGGCACGCGCTGGTATTGGTTCACGACCGCGAACATGGCGCGCGTGCCCGTGGTCGCGCTCGGGCTCGGTTCGGTTGCAGGCCTCGGCGCTGCGCGACTCGCCGCCAGCCATTATTCCGTCATGACCCGAAATTCCGCGATGTTCGTCGCAGGCCCGCCAGTCGTAAAACGGCTCGGCCAGGATCTGACGAAGCAGGAGCTTGGCGGCGCCGAGATCCAGACCCGCGCCGGCGGCGTCGATGACGCCGTCGACACGGAGGAGGAGGCGTTCGAGCGCGCCAGGCGTTTTCTGTCCTATCTGCCCTCATCGGTGTACGATCTGCCGCCGACCATGCCCTGCACCGACGATCCGGAGCGCGCGGAAGAATCGCTGTTGAAGGCGGTGCCGCGCAATCGCCGCCAGGTCTACAAGATGCGCCTGATCATTGACGCCGTCGTCGACAAGGGCTCGTTCTTCGAAGTGAATTCCAATTTCGGGCGCCCCATCATCACCGGGCTTGCGCGCCTCGAAGGCCGCGCGGTGCTGCTGCTCGCCAGCGATCCCTTCCACTATGGCGGGTCGTGGACGGCGGAGGCGTGCCAGAAAGTGGTGCGCTGGGTCGACTTCGCCGAGACCTTCCATCTGCCGGTCGTCTATCTGATGGATTGCCCCGGCTTCATGATCGGGCTCGAGGCCGAGAAGTCGGCGACCATCCGCCATGGCGTGCGGGCGATGGCGGCGGTCAACCAGTCGACGGTGCCCTGGTGCACCATCATCGTGCGCAACGCGTTCGGCGTCGCTGGAGTCGTGCACCAGCCGGCCAACCGCTATTCGATGCGCTATGCCTGGCCGTCGGCCTATTGGGGCTCGCTGCCGCTCGAAGGCGGCATCGAGGCCGCCTATCGCGCCGACATCGATGCAGCCGAGGATCCGGCGGCGAAGCTGAAGGAGATCGAAGACCGACTCAACAAACTGCGCTCGCCGTTCCGCTCCGCCGAGAAATTCTGGGTCGAAGAGGTGATCGACCCGCGCAAGACGCGCTCGCTGCTGTGCGAGTTCGCGCGGCTCGCAGAGCCGATCCGCAGTGTGGGTCCGCCGACGAGTATGTCGACGCGGCCGTAG
- a CDS encoding IclR family transcriptional regulator, whose amino-acid sequence MGRRSERLSKQGMLASDLAGEGDVIQVVSRAFDVLRCFEGHEARLGNLEISSRCGLPRSTVSRLTHTLTRMGQLVYLPRDQKYRIGPSAVAMSTSMMKGLQLRNLIRLRLQDVADQLPGTVGFVIPDRYHLVYLEFARAANALGLHEGTGSRISMTSTAAGFAYTAALDTDVGDALIAEMEREIPENAGLLKSRIEENRRHLREHGYVVGCGTWSPHINGCAVPVWSPQYQTFVVVTIGLLAAMFDEKRLHQEVAPQMLELGVAIGGLLEGAEGDIFANRIERKPLPVPAHNNNKIIKTEDTNELEAGARRARSARSVRARDGRR is encoded by the coding sequence ATGGGAAGACGCTCGGAACGGCTAAGCAAACAGGGAATGCTCGCCAGCGATCTGGCAGGCGAGGGCGACGTGATTCAGGTGGTATCGCGGGCGTTCGACGTCTTGCGCTGCTTCGAGGGTCATGAAGCGCGACTAGGCAATCTGGAAATTTCCAGTCGCTGTGGTCTGCCGCGGTCGACGGTATCGCGGCTCACCCACACGCTGACGCGGATGGGCCAGCTCGTTTATCTGCCGCGCGACCAGAAATACCGCATCGGTCCAAGCGCGGTGGCGATGAGCACCTCGATGATGAAGGGGCTGCAGCTTCGCAATCTGATCAGGCTGCGTCTGCAGGACGTCGCCGATCAATTGCCGGGCACCGTCGGCTTCGTGATTCCCGATCGCTATCACCTCGTCTATCTAGAATTCGCGCGCGCGGCGAACGCGCTCGGCCTGCACGAAGGCACCGGCAGCCGCATCTCGATGACGAGCACCGCGGCCGGCTTTGCCTACACCGCAGCGCTCGACACCGACGTCGGCGACGCCCTGATCGCCGAAATGGAGCGCGAGATCCCGGAAAATGCGGGACTGTTGAAGTCGCGCATAGAAGAGAATCGCCGCCATCTGCGCGAACACGGCTATGTCGTGGGCTGCGGCACCTGGAGCCCGCATATCAACGGGTGCGCGGTGCCGGTGTGGTCGCCGCAATATCAAACCTTCGTCGTCGTGACGATCGGCCTTCTCGCTGCCATGTTTGACGAGAAGCGGTTGCACCAGGAAGTGGCGCCGCAGATGCTCGAACTCGGTGTTGCGATCGGCGGCCTGCTCGAAGGCGCCGAGGGCGACATCTTCGCCAACCGGATCGAAAGAAAGCCGCTTCCGGTGCCGGCCCATAACAACAATAAGATCATCAAGACGGAGGATACGAATGAATTGGAAGCCGGAGCTCGACGAGCTCGCTCGGCGCGAAGCGTTCGCGCGCGAGATGGGAGGCGTTGA
- a CDS encoding acetyl-CoA carboxylase biotin carboxyl carrier protein subunit: MPEIKIVTEVAGRVCALPVATGGNVGDGDEIAFVEAMKMEIPVTSTTAGTIKAILVKLDDVIAEGQVVVIIEA; encoded by the coding sequence ATGCCAGAGATCAAAATTGTCACCGAAGTCGCCGGACGCGTGTGCGCGCTTCCCGTAGCAACCGGTGGCAATGTCGGCGACGGTGACGAGATCGCTTTCGTCGAAGCCATGAAGATGGAAATTCCGGTCACGTCGACGACGGCAGGAACGATCAAGGCCATCCTGGTCAAACTCGACGACGTGATCGCCGAAGGACAGGTTGTCGTGATCATCGAAGCTTAA
- a CDS encoding TAXI family TRAP transporter solute-binding subunit — MIHRLKALAPIALAGISWLTLPAAYADDVKLPPTMVVTAYDTGTAGFNIAVGVGKMMKDKYGTDVRVLPAGNDVARLAPLRAKRAAMSAMGSGTYFAQEGVFEFGTKEWGPQPLQLVLSSVDCNAATLGVAKDTGVTEIKQLKGKRVGFVVGSPALNQNALAILAFGDLKQSDVKVVEFSSYGAMWKGMINNDVDAAFATTITGPAKELETSPRGIIWPPLPHADKAGWERVKKVGSFFFPHVATCGAGISKDKPIELGNYPYPIFMVYGSLPTDEVYAITKAMITGYDAYKDSAPGASGLAADRQTKNWVVPVHPGAVKALKEAGQWSPEQDAHNNALFKRQQVLTAAWTDYGKSSPPSDDKAFLEGWMKARAAALAKANMPNGFE; from the coding sequence ATGATTCACCGGTTGAAGGCGCTCGCGCCAATCGCCCTTGCAGGCATCTCATGGCTGACCTTGCCAGCGGCCTACGCTGACGACGTCAAGCTGCCGCCGACCATGGTCGTCACCGCCTACGACACCGGCACTGCGGGCTTCAACATCGCCGTCGGCGTCGGCAAGATGATGAAGGACAAATATGGCACCGACGTCCGCGTGCTGCCGGCCGGCAATGACGTGGCGCGACTGGCGCCGCTGCGCGCCAAGCGCGCGGCCATGTCCGCGATGGGCTCCGGCACCTATTTCGCCCAGGAGGGCGTGTTCGAGTTCGGCACCAAGGAATGGGGTCCCCAGCCCCTGCAGCTCGTGCTGTCATCGGTCGACTGCAACGCCGCGACGCTCGGCGTCGCCAAAGATACCGGCGTGACCGAGATCAAGCAGCTTAAAGGCAAGCGCGTCGGCTTTGTGGTCGGTTCGCCGGCGCTGAACCAGAACGCGCTCGCGATCCTGGCGTTCGGTGACCTCAAGCAAAGCGACGTCAAGGTCGTCGAGTTCTCGAGCTATGGCGCGATGTGGAAGGGCATGATCAACAACGACGTCGATGCCGCCTTCGCCACCACCATCACCGGTCCGGCGAAGGAACTCGAGACATCGCCGCGCGGCATCATCTGGCCGCCCCTGCCCCACGCCGACAAGGCCGGCTGGGAGCGCGTGAAAAAGGTTGGCTCGTTCTTCTTCCCGCACGTCGCGACCTGCGGCGCCGGCATCTCCAAGGACAAGCCGATCGAGCTCGGCAACTACCCCTATCCCATTTTCATGGTTTATGGTTCGCTGCCCACCGACGAGGTCTATGCCATCACCAAGGCGATGATCACGGGCTACGACGCCTATAAGGATTCCGCGCCGGGCGCGAGCGGCCTTGCGGCCGACCGTCAGACCAAGAACTGGGTGGTCCCTGTACATCCGGGCGCCGTGAAGGCGCTGAAGGAAGCCGGACAATGGAGCCCCGAGCAGGACGCTCACAACAATGCGCTGTTCAAGCGCCAGCAGGTTCTGACAGCGGCATGGACGGACTACGGCAAGTCTAGCCCGCCATCGGATGACAAGGCGTTTCTCGAAGGCTGGATGAAGGCGCGCGCCGCGGCGCTGGCAAAGGCGAATATGCCCAACGGCTTTGAATAG
- a CDS encoding TRAP transporter permease, which produces MSPAASDSVVAPAQRIEFDDPHANMQEAEVTRVRTLRGVWRWALVVATAVTILLCINQQFSLRFFLGYTQLNTEYFYLLIALMLPFTFLIFPGTGSAPLDRIPWYDILLFVASFACAILLMRSVRKAAEAGWEFGGAPTPVIVAGVIMWVVLMEALRRTGGWSLLLSVLPFTVYPLFADEKWLGPFRGTQSTLEQATAYHVLSGESLLGIPIQAFADTVIGFLVFGTALMMTGAGKFFINLSFAMCGTFRGGAAKVCIFASGLLGMMSGSIISNVLTAGTMTIPVMKKSGFRASYAAAIEACASTGAVLAPPVMGATAFVIAQFLNVSYAEVAVAAIIPATLYYAGLFMQVDSYAARHGLKGIPRAELPKVWDTIKEGWYYVFVIALLIVMLLYFKRESHAPFYATALLLMLNQLFSKDTRWTLGTISKFLEVNGRTFVELVGILAGCGLLIGAFSMTGVVSSLANDLLRIAGDNALLLLVMCAFTSLVLGLGLTTTACYIFLAILVAPALEKLGLNRMAVHMFIFYWGMLSSITPPVAIASFAAAGIAGSPAMKTGWESMWVGSIIYFIPFFFVLNPALVMQGPNPYLEGLGLMALAGVGTLFICGGIQGYQAFVGDLRGAGALEWPVRVLLVLGGFVIATPGGGIMPLSQWQITSLGLAILIPTVLIALVLIRRQTLAPNQLRAP; this is translated from the coding sequence ATGTCACCTGCTGCGAGTGATAGCGTAGTCGCGCCTGCACAACGAATTGAGTTCGACGACCCGCATGCCAACATGCAGGAAGCCGAAGTCACGCGGGTGCGGACATTGCGCGGGGTGTGGCGCTGGGCGCTGGTGGTTGCAACCGCAGTAACCATCTTGCTGTGCATCAACCAGCAATTTTCGCTACGCTTCTTCCTCGGCTACACCCAGCTCAACACCGAGTACTTCTATCTCCTGATCGCGCTGATGCTGCCGTTCACGTTCCTGATCTTTCCGGGGACCGGAAGCGCGCCGCTCGATCGAATTCCCTGGTATGACATCCTGCTTTTTGTCGCTAGCTTCGCCTGCGCAATCCTCCTGATGCGCAGCGTCCGCAAGGCGGCTGAAGCCGGCTGGGAATTCGGCGGCGCGCCGACACCCGTGATCGTCGCCGGCGTCATCATGTGGGTGGTGCTGATGGAAGCTTTGCGGCGCACAGGCGGCTGGAGCCTGCTGCTGAGCGTGCTCCCCTTTACCGTCTATCCCCTGTTCGCCGATGAGAAGTGGCTTGGGCCGTTTCGCGGCACCCAATCGACACTCGAACAAGCGACCGCGTATCACGTGCTTTCGGGCGAAAGCCTGCTCGGGATCCCGATCCAGGCCTTCGCGGACACCGTGATCGGCTTTCTCGTGTTCGGCACGGCGCTGATGATGACGGGCGCCGGAAAATTCTTCATCAACCTGTCGTTTGCCATGTGCGGCACCTTCCGCGGCGGCGCCGCCAAGGTCTGCATCTTTGCTAGCGGCCTGCTCGGCATGATGTCGGGCTCGATCATCTCCAACGTACTGACCGCCGGCACCATGACCATTCCCGTCATGAAGAAGAGCGGCTTCCGCGCCTCCTATGCCGCTGCGATCGAGGCCTGCGCCTCGACCGGTGCGGTGCTGGCGCCGCCGGTGATGGGCGCGACCGCGTTCGTTATCGCGCAGTTCCTCAATGTCAGCTATGCCGAGGTCGCGGTTGCCGCGATCATTCCGGCGACGCTCTATTATGCTGGCCTCTTCATGCAGGTGGACTCCTATGCAGCCCGCCACGGGTTGAAGGGCATACCCCGCGCCGAGTTGCCGAAGGTCTGGGACACAATCAAGGAGGGCTGGTACTACGTTTTCGTGATCGCGTTGCTGATTGTGATGCTGCTCTACTTCAAACGGGAGAGCCACGCGCCGTTCTACGCCACTGCGCTGCTTTTGATGTTGAACCAGCTCTTCTCCAAGGATACCCGTTGGACGCTTGGGACAATCAGCAAGTTCCTTGAGGTCAATGGTCGCACCTTCGTCGAGCTGGTCGGCATTCTCGCCGGATGCGGGCTCTTGATCGGCGCGTTCTCGATGACCGGCGTGGTCTCGAGCCTCGCCAACGATCTGCTGCGGATCGCCGGCGACAACGCGCTCCTGCTGCTCGTGATGTGCGCCTTTACCAGCCTCGTGCTTGGGCTCGGGCTGACGACGACCGCCTGCTACATCTTCCTCGCCATCCTGGTGGCCCCGGCGCTGGAAAAACTCGGCCTCAACCGCATGGCCGTGCACATGTTCATCTTCTACTGGGGAATGCTGTCCTCGATCACGCCACCGGTCGCCATCGCCTCCTTTGCCGCGGCCGGAATAGCTGGATCGCCAGCAATGAAGACGGGCTGGGAATCGATGTGGGTGGGCAGCATCATCTACTTCATCCCGTTCTTCTTCGTATTGAACCCGGCGCTGGTGATGCAGGGACCGAACCCGTATCTGGAAGGGCTCGGGCTGATGGCGCTGGCGGGCGTCGGCACACTGTTTATCTGCGGCGGCATCCAGGGCTATCAGGCTTTTGTCGGCGACCTCAGAGGCGCAGGTGCGCTGGAATGGCCGGTGCGGGTGCTGCTTGTGCTCGGAGGCTTCGTGATCGCAACGCCCGGCGGCGGCATCATGCCGCTCTCACAATGGCAGATCACCTCTCTTGGATTGGCGATCCTGATCCCGACCGTTCTGATCGCGCTCGTGCTGATACGGCGCCAGACGCTGGCGCCGAACCAGTTGCGCGCACCCTGA